One Castanea sativa cultivar Marrone di Chiusa Pesio chromosome 4, ASM4071231v1 DNA window includes the following coding sequences:
- the LOC142630556 gene encoding U-box domain-containing protein 38-like — MGGNGKHRWKISFHRSNSSPKQTPKDFICPISGSLMSDPVVVSSGQTFERVSVRVCRELGYSPRLEDGSRPDFTTEIPNKAFKSTILKWCDSNGAEHPSAPDYSSVERMVRSAMEAEERNSGPEIRISERELLRGVAENPPLILSHAATELGHRVNHFHSSSSDESVVIAAGSPGTPLPLTTRPLCYSSSSSSSEIVANEILSLTINPNSSTPEENQFIAKLKSAEVYEQEEAVVSLRKLTRTREDLRVSLCTPRLLSAVRSLIQSKYAAVQVNAIAVLVNLSLEKRNKVHIVRSGFVPLLIDALKGGFNESQEHAAGALFSLALEDDNKMAIGVLGALPPLMHALRSESERTRHDSALALYHLTLIQSNRVKLVKLGAVPSLLAMAKTGESASRVLLILCNLAVSVEGRSAMLDANAVACFVGMLRNGEGGESEATRENCVAAMYALSQGSMRFRGLAKEARAVEALREVEEKGSERAREKAKRILRMMKGREEEDGGEEGEDWEGILNSGGMSRSRYRVTGKNLYGANTTTF; from the coding sequence ATGGGTGGAAACGGAAAACACAGGTGGAAAATTTCATTTCACCGCTCTAACTCCAGTCCCAAACAGACCCCAAAGGATTTCATCTGCCCGATTTCCGGGTCCTTAATGTCCGACCCGGTCGTCGTCTCTTCGGGTCAAACGTTCGAGCGCGTGTCCGTACGCGTCTGCCGCGAACTCGGGTATTCCCCGAGGCTCGAGGACGGGTCGAGACCCGATTTCACGACGGAGATTCCGAACAAGGCGTTCAAGTCCACGATCCTCAAGTGGTGCGACAGCAACGGTGCGGAGCACCCGTCCGCACCGGATTACAGCTCCGTGGAGCGGATGGTCCGGTCGGCAATGGAGGCGGAGGAGAGGAATTCGGGTCCGGAGATTAGGATTTCGGAGCGGGAGCTTCTGAGAGGCGTGGCGGAGAATCCGCCGTTGATTCTGTCGCACGCGGCGACTGAGTTAGGTCACCGAGTCAATCACTTTCACTCGAGCTCCTCCGACGAGTCGGTGGTTATCGCGGCGGGTAGTCCAGGCACTCCTCTACCACTCACGACTCGGCCTTTGTGTTactcttcttcatcttcctcctcCGAAATCGTCGCCAACGAAATTCTGAGCTTAACCATAAACCCTAACTCTTCCACTCCCGAAGAGAACCAGTTCATCGCGAAGTTGAAAAGCGCGGAGGTGTATGAGCAAGAAGAAGCTGTGGTTTCGCTGAGGAAGCTCACGAGGACCAGAGAAGACCTTAGGGTTTCGCTCTGTACTCCTCGGCTACTCTCCGCCGTCCGATCGTTGATTCAATCCAAATACGCCGCCGTACAAGTCAACGCCATCGCTGTGCTGGTGAACCTCTCTTTGGAAAAGCGCAACAAGGTGCACATCGTGCGGTCAGGATTCGTTCCGCTCTTGATCGACGCGTTGAAAGGCGGATTCAACGAGTCGCAGGAACACGCCGCCGGCGCTCTCTTCAGCTTAGCGTTGGAGGACGACAACAAAATGGCAATCGGTGTGTTAGGAGCTCTGCCGCCATTGATGCACGCGCTGAGATCCGAAAGCGAGCGAACTCGGCACGACTCGGCACTGGCACTGTACCACTTGACTCTAATTCAAAGCAACCGAGTCAAGCTAGTGAAACTCGGAGCCGTGCCGAGTCTTTTAGCAATGGCTAAAACCGGCGAGTCAGCGAGTCGCGTGCTGTTGATTCTCTGCAACTTGGCTGTATCCGTGGAAGGGAGGTCAGCTATGCTGGATGCCAATGCGGTGGCGTGTTTTGTGGGAATGCTTAGGAATGGCGAGGGAGGAGAGTCTGAGGCCACGCGCGAGAACTGCGTGGCCGCAATGTATGCCCTCAGCCAAGGGAGTATGAGATTCAGAGGATTGGCAAAAGAAGCAAGGGCTGTTGAGGCATTGAGGGAAGTGGAAGAGAAAGGAAGCGAAAGGGCGAGGGAAAAGGCAAAGCGGATATTGAGAATGATGAAGGGGAGAGAAGAGGAGGATGGAGGTGAAGAAGGAGAGGATTGGGAAGGGATTCTGAACTCTGGCGGAATGAGTCGGAGTCGATACCGAGTTACCGGGAAAAACTTGTATGGTGCTAACACAACCACCTTTTGA
- the LOC142632918 gene encoding uncharacterized protein LOC142632918 has protein sequence MAMREGETLKTYSDRYWEMFNEIDGDFDDVAIRTFKVGLPAEHNLRKSLTKKPVRSGNHSGAVYQGSTSSRPPLGTINVIFATLGRTGSHPSKVMSMARTLAKDSSHEPKRIKGSILPFLGFSEEDKIGTIQLHDDALVVTLRIGATM, from the exons atggccatgagagaaGGAGAAACCTTGAAGACATACTcagacagatactgggagatgttcaatgagattgatggggacTTCGATGATGTGGCGATAAGGACCTTTAAGGTCGGCCTGCCTGCAGAGCACAACTTGAGGAaatctttaacaaaaaaaccTGTAAGGAGT GGAAACCACTCCGGGGCGGTATACCAAGGCAGCACTTCATCAAGGCCTCCTCTAGGTacgatcaatgttatttttgctacaCTTGGAAGAACTGGCTCTCATCCTTCCAAGGTGATGTCTATGGCTCGGACGCTGGCTAAGGATTCTAGTCAtgagccgaagaggattaaggggAGTATCCTACCATTTTTGGGTTTCTCAGAAGAGGACAAGATCGGGACTATCCAACtacatgatgatgctttggtggttacgTTGAGGATAGGGGCTACGATGTGA